A stretch of the Pseudomonas sp. ACM7 genome encodes the following:
- the tgt gene encoding tRNA guanosine(34) transglycosylase Tgt: MSFELLATDGKARRGRLTFPRGTVETPAFMPVGTYGTVKGMLPRDITATGAEIILGNTFHLWLRPGTEVIKKHGDLHDFMQWKGPILTDSGGFQVFSLGAMRKIKEEGVTFASPVDGAKVFMGPEESMQVQRDLGSDIVMIFDECTPYPADEDVARVSMELSLRWAKRSKEAHGDNTAALFGIVQGGMHQDLRMRSLEGLDNIGFDGLAIGGLSVGEPKHEMIKVLDYLPGQMPADKPRYLMGVGKPEDLVEGVRRGVDMFDCVMPTRNARNGHLFIDTGVLKIRNAFHRHDDSPLDPTCDCYTCQNFSRAYLHHLDKCGEMLGSMLNTIHNLRHYQVLMAGLREAIQQGTLAAFVDAFYAKRGLPVPPLD, translated from the coding sequence ATGTCGTTTGAACTGCTGGCCACTGACGGCAAGGCTCGTCGCGGTCGTTTGACCTTCCCGCGCGGTACCGTCGAGACCCCGGCGTTCATGCCAGTAGGCACGTATGGCACCGTCAAGGGCATGCTGCCGCGGGATATCACCGCCACGGGCGCGGAAATCATTCTGGGTAACACCTTCCACTTGTGGCTGCGTCCTGGCACTGAAGTGATCAAGAAGCACGGCGACCTGCACGATTTCATGCAGTGGAAAGGCCCGATTCTGACCGACTCCGGCGGTTTCCAGGTGTTCAGCCTGGGCGCGATGCGCAAGATCAAGGAGGAGGGCGTGACCTTCGCTTCTCCTGTCGACGGCGCCAAAGTGTTCATGGGCCCGGAAGAGTCGATGCAGGTCCAGCGTGATCTGGGCTCGGACATCGTGATGATCTTTGACGAATGCACCCCGTACCCGGCTGACGAAGACGTCGCGCGGGTATCGATGGAGCTGTCGTTGCGTTGGGCCAAGCGTTCGAAAGAAGCCCATGGCGACAATACGGCGGCGCTGTTCGGCATCGTTCAGGGCGGTATGCACCAGGATTTGCGCATGCGCTCCCTGGAAGGTCTCGACAATATCGGTTTCGATGGTCTGGCCATTGGCGGTCTGTCGGTGGGCGAGCCGAAACACGAGATGATCAAGGTCCTGGATTACCTGCCGGGTCAGATGCCGGCTGACAAACCTCGTTACCTTATGGGCGTTGGCAAACCGGAAGATCTGGTTGAGGGTGTGCGCCGCGGTGTGGACATGTTCGATTGCGTGATGCCAACCCGTAATGCCCGCAATGGGCATCTGTTCATTGATACAGGCGTGCTGAAGATCCGTAACGCGTTCCATCGCCATGATGATTCGCCGCTGGATCCGACCTGCGATTGCTACACCTGCCAGAACTTCTCCCGTGCTTATCTGCACCATCTGGACAAGTGCGGCGAAATGCTGGGTAGCATGTTGAATACCATCCACAATTTGCGCCATTACCAGGTGCTTATGGCTGGTTTGCGCGAGGCTATTCAACAGGGTACATTGGCCGCCTTTGTCGATGCCTTCTACGCCAAACGCGGGTTACCTGTTCCGCCTTTGGACTGA
- the queA gene encoding tRNA preQ1(34) S-adenosylmethionine ribosyltransferase-isomerase QueA — MRVADFTFELPDSLIARHPLAERRNSRLLTLDGVSGALAHRQFTDLLEHLRPGDLMVFNNTRVIPARLFGQKASGGKLEILVERVLDSHRVLAHVRSSKSPKPGSKILIDGGGEAEMLARHDALFELGFAEEVLPLLDRVGHMPLPPYIDRPDEGSDRERYQTVYAERLGAVAAPTAGLHFDQPLMEAIAAKGVETAFVTLHVGAGTFQPVRVEKIEDHHMHSEWLEVGQDVVDAVAACRARGGRVVAVGTTSVRSLESAARDGVLKPFSGDTDIFIYPGRPFHVVDALVTNFHLPESTLLMLVSAFAGYPEAMAAYKAAVEHGYRFFSYGDAMFITRNPAPRGPEETV, encoded by the coding sequence ATGCGCGTTGCTGACTTTACTTTCGAACTCCCTGATTCGCTGATCGCTCGCCACCCTTTGGCCGAGCGTCGCAACAGTCGCCTGTTGACCCTTGATGGGGTCAGCGGCGCCCTGGCACACCGTCAATTCACTGATTTGCTCGAGCATTTGCGCCCGGGCGATTTGATGGTGTTTAACAATACCCGGGTGATTCCGGCGCGGCTGTTCGGCCAGAAGGCTTCCGGCGGCAAGCTGGAAATCCTGGTGGAGCGGGTGCTCGACAGTCATCGTGTGCTGGCCCATGTGCGTTCCAGCAAGTCGCCGAAGCCGGGGTCGAAGATCCTGATCGACGGCGGTGGCGAGGCTGAGATGCTGGCGCGTCACGATGCGTTGTTCGAGCTGGGCTTTGCCGAAGAGGTGTTGCCGCTGCTCGATCGCGTCGGGCACATGCCGTTGCCTCCTTATATAGACCGCCCGGATGAAGGCTCGGACCGCGAGCGTTATCAGACGGTCTACGCCGAGCGTTTGGGCGCGGTAGCGGCGCCGACGGCGGGGCTGCATTTCGATCAGCCGCTGATGGAGGCGATTGCCGCCAAGGGCGTCGAGACGGCGTTCGTGACCTTGCACGTCGGCGCTGGCACCTTCCAGCCGGTGCGCGTCGAGAAGATCGAAGATCACCACATGCACAGCGAATGGCTGGAAGTCGGCCAGGACGTGGTCGATGCCGTCGCCGCTTGCCGCGCTCGCGGTGGTCGGGTGGTGGCGGTGGGGACTACCAGCGTGCGTTCCCTGGAAAGCGCCGCGCGCGATGGTGTGCTCAAGCCGTTCAGTGGCGACACCGACATCTTTATCTACCCAGGCCGGCCGTTTCATGTGGTCGATGCCCTGGTCACCAACTTCCATTTGCCCGAATCCACGCTGTTGATGCTGGTTTCGGCGTTCGCCGGTTATCCCGAAGCCATGGCTGCCTATAAAGCAGCGGTGGAGCATGGTTACCGCTTTTTCAGCTACGGTGATGCGATGTTTATCACCCGTAATCCGGCGCCACGCGGCCCTGAGGAAACAGTATGA
- a CDS encoding Hcp family type VI secretion system effector, with amino-acid sequence MATPAYMSVTGEKQGLITAGAFTADSVGNTYQEGHEDQVMVQAFSHDVIIPRDPQSGQPTGQRVHKPVVITKVYDKASPLLQAALTSGERMSEIVIQWYRTSAQGTQEHYYTTKLEDAIIVAINNKMHNCQDPSNSHFTHLEEVQFTYRKITWTHEVSGTSGSDDWRMPVA; translated from the coding sequence ATGGCTACACCAGCGTACATGTCCGTTACTGGCGAGAAACAAGGCCTGATCACTGCCGGCGCATTCACCGCCGACTCCGTTGGCAACACCTACCAGGAAGGTCACGAAGACCAGGTCATGGTTCAGGCTTTCAGCCACGACGTGATTATCCCGCGTGACCCGCAGTCCGGCCAACCGACCGGTCAGCGCGTTCACAAGCCAGTCGTGATCACCAAGGTCTACGACAAGGCTTCGCCACTGCTGCAAGCCGCTCTGACTTCCGGCGAGCGCATGAGCGAGATCGTTATCCAGTGGTACCGCACTTCGGCTCAAGGGACCCAAGAGCATTACTACACCACCAAACTGGAAGACGCGATCATCGTCGCCATCAACAACAAAATGCACAACTGCCAGGATCCGTCGAACTCGCACTTCACTCACCTGGAAGAAGTGCAATTCACCTACCGCAAAATCACCTGGACCCACGAAGTATCCGGTACTTCGGGTTCCGATGACTGGCGTATGCCGGTCGCCTAA
- the secF gene encoding protein translocase subunit SecF — protein MLRTINFMGVRNFAFGVTLFLTALALFSVATKGMNWGLDFTGGTLIELTYERPADVTKVREQLVTSGYHEAIVQSFGATTDLLVRMPGEDPQLGHQVAEALLKVGGDNPATVKRVEFVGPQVGEELRDQGGLGMLMALGGILIYLAFRFQWKFAVGAIVSLIHDVIVTIGILSFFQITFDLTVLAAVLAIIGYSLNDTIVVFDRVRENFRVLRKATLIENINISTTQTLLRTMATSISTLLAISALLFFGGDNLFGFSIALFIGVLAGTYSSIYIANVVLIWLNLSTEDLIPVVATDKEVDDRP, from the coding sequence ATGTTACGTACAATCAACTTCATGGGCGTTCGCAACTTTGCGTTCGGCGTCACATTGTTCCTTACCGCGCTGGCTTTGTTCAGCGTCGCCACCAAGGGCATGAACTGGGGGCTGGACTTCACCGGCGGTACGCTCATCGAGCTGACCTACGAGCGTCCGGCCGACGTCACCAAGGTGCGTGAGCAGCTGGTCACTTCGGGTTATCACGAGGCCATCGTGCAGAGCTTCGGTGCAACCACCGATTTGCTGGTGCGTATGCCGGGTGAAGACCCGCAGCTAGGTCATCAAGTTGCAGAAGCGCTGCTGAAGGTCGGCGGCGACAACCCGGCGACGGTCAAGCGCGTCGAATTCGTCGGCCCTCAGGTCGGTGAAGAGCTGCGCGACCAAGGCGGCCTCGGCATGCTGATGGCGCTGGGTGGCATCCTGATCTACCTGGCTTTCCGCTTTCAGTGGAAGTTTGCGGTCGGTGCGATCGTTTCGCTGATCCACGACGTGATCGTGACCATCGGTATCCTGTCGTTCTTCCAGATCACCTTCGACCTGACGGTGCTGGCGGCGGTACTGGCGATTATTGGTTACTCGCTCAACGACACCATCGTGGTATTCGATCGGGTTCGTGAGAACTTCCGCGTACTGCGCAAGGCGACCCTGATCGAGAACATCAACATCTCGACCACGCAAACCCTGCTGCGGACCATGGCGACCTCGATCTCCACCTTGCTGGCGATCTCGGCCCTGTTGTTCTTTGGTGGCGACAACCTGTTCGGCTTCTCCATTGCGCTGTTTATCGGCGTGTTGGCGGGTACGTACTCGTCGATCTATATCGCCAACGTCGTGCTGATCTGGCTGAACCTGAGCACCGAGGATCTGATTCCTGTAGTGGCTACCGATAAGGAAGTCGACGACCGCCCATAA
- the secD gene encoding protein translocase subunit SecD — protein MLNKYPLWKYILILAVLAVGLIYSAPNLYPDDPAIQVSGASTALLVNQADLDRVSAALKESGINVKAATLAANGKGGLIRLTKAEDQLPAKDVVRKALGDDYVVALNLAQTTPQWLRSLAAHPMKLGLDLSGGVHFLLEVDMDKALDARLKVYEGDVKSLLRKEKLRYRSLPQLNGAIQLGFTDEATREQARALVRKSFNDFDIVPADLNGQPVLRLAMTPAKLAEIREYSIKQNLTTVRNRVNELGVAEPIVQRQGANRIVVELPGVQDTAEAKRILGKTANLEFRLAAEPGASKATSETFEFREGKRPPAQIERGLIITGDQVTDAKAGFGEHGTPEVNIRLDGHGGELMSRATRSNVGRSMAVIFIEQRPVTTYVKQVVNGVEKDVPVQTFKEEKKIISLATIQSPLGAQFRITGLNGQGESSELALLLRAGGLAAPMYFAEERTIGPSLGADNIVKGIDASLWGMLFVSLFIMAIYRFFGIIATVALAVNMVLLLALMSLLGATLTLPGIAGIVLTMGMAVDANVLIFSRIREEIAAGMTVQRAINEGFGRAFTAILDANLTTLLVGGILFAMGTGPVKGFAVTMSLGIFTSMFTAIMVTRAMVNLIFGGRDFKKLWI, from the coding sequence ATGCTGAACAAATACCCTCTGTGGAAATACATTCTGATCCTGGCGGTGCTGGCGGTCGGTCTGATTTATTCCGCTCCCAATCTATATCCTGATGACCCGGCTATTCAGGTCAGCGGTGCAAGTACCGCACTGTTGGTCAATCAGGCTGATCTGGACCGTGTGAGCGCTGCGCTCAAGGAGTCCGGGATCAACGTCAAGGCTGCCACTTTGGCCGCCAACGGCAAGGGCGGTTTGATTCGTCTGACCAAGGCTGAAGATCAGCTACCTGCCAAGGACGTCGTGCGCAAGGCATTGGGTGATGACTACGTCGTTGCACTGAACCTGGCACAAACCACCCCGCAATGGCTGCGCAGCCTGGCCGCGCACCCGATGAAGCTGGGTCTGGACTTGTCCGGTGGTGTGCACTTCCTGCTGGAAGTGGACATGGACAAAGCCCTCGACGCCCGCTTGAAAGTCTACGAAGGCGACGTCAAGAGCCTGTTGCGTAAAGAGAAACTGCGCTATCGCAGCCTGCCGCAACTCAACGGTGCCATTCAGCTGGGCTTCACTGATGAAGCAACCCGCGAACAAGCCCGTGCGCTGGTCCGCAAGAGCTTCAACGATTTCGACATTGTTCCGGCCGACCTCAATGGCCAACCGGTGCTGCGTCTGGCGATGACCCCGGCCAAGCTGGCGGAAATCCGCGAATACTCCATCAAGCAGAACTTGACCACGGTACGTAACCGCGTCAACGAGCTGGGTGTTGCCGAACCGATTGTTCAGCGTCAGGGCGCTAACCGCATCGTGGTTGAGCTGCCGGGCGTGCAGGACACCGCCGAAGCCAAGCGTATCCTCGGCAAGACGGCCAACCTTGAGTTCCGTCTAGCTGCTGAGCCTGGCGCTTCGAAAGCGACTTCCGAAACCTTCGAATTCCGTGAGGGCAAACGTCCGCCGGCGCAGATCGAGCGTGGCTTGATCATCACCGGTGACCAGGTCACTGACGCCAAGGCTGGCTTCGGCGAGCACGGCACGCCAGAAGTGAACATCCGTCTGGATGGCCATGGTGGTGAGCTGATGAGTCGTGCGACTCGCAGCAACGTTGGTCGCAGCATGGCAGTGATCTTTATCGAGCAACGTCCGGTTACCACTTACGTCAAGCAAGTGGTCAATGGCGTCGAGAAAGACGTGCCGGTCCAGACGTTCAAGGAAGAGAAAAAGATCATCAGCCTGGCGACCATCCAGTCGCCGCTGGGTGCTCAGTTCCGTATTACCGGCCTGAACGGCCAGGGCGAGTCGTCCGAACTGGCGCTGCTGCTGCGTGCCGGTGGTCTGGCTGCCCCGATGTACTTCGCTGAAGAGCGCACCATTGGCCCGAGCCTGGGTGCCGACAACATCGTCAAAGGTATCGATGCATCGCTGTGGGGCATGCTGTTTGTCTCGCTGTTTATCATGGCCATCTACCGCTTCTTCGGCATCATCGCCACCGTCGCGCTGGCGGTGAACATGGTGCTGCTCCTGGCCCTGATGTCGCTGCTGGGTGCAACGCTGACCCTGCCGGGTATCGCCGGTATCGTGTTGACCATGGGTATGGCCGTCGACGCCAACGTTCTGATCTTCTCGCGGATACGTGAAGAGATTGCGGCTGGCATGACCGTACAACGGGCAATCAACGAAGGCTTCGGCCGGGCATTCACCGCGATTCTCGACGCCAACCTGACAACCTTGTTGGTCGGCGGGATTCTCTTTGCGATGGGCACCGGCCCGGTCAAAGGTTTCGCAGTGACCATGTCCCTCGGGATCTTTACCTCGATGTTCACGGCCATCATGGTGACCCGCGCGATGGTCAACCTGATCTTCGGCGGTCGTGACTTCAAGAAGTTGTGGATTTAA
- a CDS encoding integrase arm-type DNA-binding domain-containing protein — MPLTALQIKASKPADRPFTLSDSSGLALLVKPNGSKYWHFRYTYQGRAARMSLGVYPHISLQEARERAAECRNLLKQGTNPGAKRRDDKLRQQEAGLNTFRRAAEYWYQFKADSGRSSATLKKIRDYLDKDLLPALGEKQLELITRSDCAKLQACIEKRGAFNVADKTRTWLKQIFSQAIARGLCEHNPASELHAIAIAPPPTQHYPHLHEHELPEFLRALSKTTSRLPARIASWMTILTASRPGMVRYAKWEEIDFEEGIWTIPAARMKMRRDYVSPLPHQLIAMLTKLNQSTGRSRYLFPGNGEKQPVISENTINLVFAKIGYKGRLVSHGTRHTASTLLREHGWLKDHVESQLAHVEGGISGEYNQALYLPQRRIMMQWYADYLDALKEGITANLRDQFDTRVNQFLARPSAPPLTASHAHKDDPPQKLPIETESTATQ; from the coding sequence ATGCCATTGACCGCCTTGCAAATCAAAGCGTCCAAGCCTGCCGACAGACCGTTCACCTTGAGTGATAGTTCGGGTCTTGCCCTGCTGGTGAAACCCAACGGCAGCAAGTACTGGCACTTCCGTTACACCTATCAGGGTCGGGCGGCGCGCATGTCACTTGGCGTGTATCCGCATATCTCCTTGCAGGAAGCTCGTGAACGAGCTGCAGAATGCCGCAACCTACTCAAGCAAGGCACCAACCCCGGCGCCAAACGCCGCGATGACAAGCTACGACAGCAGGAGGCCGGGCTCAACACCTTCAGGCGAGCCGCGGAGTACTGGTACCAATTCAAAGCGGACTCCGGCCGCAGCAGCGCGACGCTGAAGAAGATCCGCGACTATCTCGATAAGGATCTACTGCCCGCGCTCGGCGAGAAGCAACTGGAGCTCATCACTCGAAGCGACTGCGCAAAACTGCAGGCCTGCATCGAAAAACGAGGCGCCTTCAATGTTGCGGACAAGACCAGGACCTGGCTGAAACAGATTTTCAGTCAAGCCATTGCACGTGGCCTGTGCGAACACAATCCAGCCTCCGAACTCCATGCCATTGCGATAGCTCCACCACCCACTCAACACTACCCACACCTACATGAACACGAACTACCTGAGTTTCTCCGGGCCTTAAGCAAGACCACCAGTCGGCTACCAGCGAGGATTGCATCATGGATGACAATCCTGACGGCGAGCCGCCCCGGCATGGTTCGCTATGCAAAATGGGAAGAGATCGATTTCGAGGAAGGGATATGGACCATCCCGGCCGCACGCATGAAGATGCGCAGAGATTACGTCAGCCCTCTACCTCATCAATTGATCGCCATGCTTACCAAACTGAATCAAAGCACTGGACGCAGCCGGTATCTGTTCCCTGGCAATGGTGAAAAGCAGCCAGTCATCAGTGAAAACACGATCAACCTGGTGTTCGCCAAGATCGGCTACAAAGGACGACTCGTCAGCCATGGCACTCGTCATACCGCAAGCACGCTGCTCCGCGAACATGGCTGGCTGAAGGATCATGTCGAAAGCCAGCTGGCTCACGTCGAGGGCGGCATCTCTGGTGAGTACAATCAAGCCCTATACCTGCCGCAACGTCGGATCATGATGCAGTGGTATGCAGACTATCTCGATGCCCTCAAAGAAGGCATTACAGCCAACCTTCGCGATCAATTTGATACTCGCGTTAATCAGTTCCTCGCTCGCCCTTCTGCACCGCCTCTAACAGCATCCCATGCACACAAAGATGATCCTCCCCAAAAGTTGCCTATCGAGACAGAATCAACGGCGACTCAGTGA
- a CDS encoding glycine zipper 2TM domain-containing protein, translating to MNKSLLVGAVLGAVGVTAGGAVATYKLVKSGPEYAQVLAVEPVKTQIKTPREVCKDVAVTRQAPVKDQHQIAGTVVGALAGGLLGNQIGGGTGKKIATVAGAVGGGYAGNKVQEGMQERDTYTTTQTRCNTVNDISDKVVGYDVRYSLDGKEGKVRMDRDPGNQIPVDKEGKLILGRNEPAQ from the coding sequence GTGAACAAGTCGTTGCTGGTTGGTGCGGTATTGGGTGCTGTCGGCGTAACTGCTGGGGGTGCTGTTGCCACCTACAAGCTGGTTAAAAGCGGCCCTGAATATGCGCAAGTTCTAGCCGTTGAACCGGTCAAGACACAAATCAAGACGCCACGTGAAGTGTGCAAGGATGTAGCGGTTACCCGGCAGGCGCCGGTGAAAGATCAACACCAGATCGCCGGTACGGTGGTCGGTGCGCTGGCTGGTGGTCTGTTGGGTAATCAGATCGGCGGCGGTACTGGCAAGAAGATCGCCACAGTGGCCGGTGCGGTCGGCGGCGGTTATGCGGGTAACAAGGTGCAAGAAGGCATGCAGGAGCGTGACACCTACACCACGACCCAAACTCGCTGCAATACGGTGAATGACATCAGCGACAAGGTCGTAGGGTATGACGTCCGTTATTCGCTGGATGGCAAGGAAGGCAAAGTCCGGATGGATCGCGATCCGGGCAACCAGATTCCGGTCGACAAGGAAGGCAAGCTGATCCTGGGGCGGAATGAGCCGGCTCAGTAA
- the yajC gene encoding preprotein translocase subunit YajC, producing the protein MSFFISNAMADAAAPAAAGPMGGGFEWIFLVGFLVIFYLMIWRPQAKRAKEQKNLLGSLQKGDEVVTTGGIAGKITKVADDFVVLEVSDTIEMKFQKGAIAATLPKGTLKAI; encoded by the coding sequence ATGAGCTTTTTTATCTCTAATGCCATGGCTGACGCTGCTGCACCGGCTGCTGCCGGCCCTATGGGTGGTGGTTTTGAGTGGATTTTCCTGGTCGGTTTCCTGGTCATCTTCTACCTGATGATCTGGCGTCCACAGGCCAAACGCGCCAAAGAGCAGAAGAACTTGCTCGGCAGCCTGCAGAAAGGCGACGAAGTTGTGACCACCGGTGGTATCGCCGGCAAGATCACTAAAGTGGCTGACGATTTCGTTGTTCTGGAAGTTTCCGACACCATCGAAATGAAGTTCCAGAAAGGCGCCATTGCCGCCACGCTGCCAAAAGGCACGCTGAAAGCGATCTAA